TGCGAAGGGACAAGGAGAAAACATTCTCCAGCACCTCAACGAGATTCTGCGCTTCTACCGCGCCGCCACCACCAAGATTCAGAAGGCCGGCGAGCCGAGCGACATTCTGTACGCCGAACAGTCAAAGGCGCAGGCCACGCAGATCGCGCAGCTTGCGTTTCAGTCCGCGCGCAATGAGGCTGCGCTGCTCACGCGGGTGAACGCGTCGCCGAACGGAACACCGGCGCAGGGCAACACCGCATCCGAGCCCCAGGCACAGCGGCTCGCGGCGGCGCGCGCTCGCATCGAAAACCAGATTACGGCGCTGCAGGCGACCGACGCCGCGAACGATGCAGCGATCGCACACTCCAATGCGAAGACGCGGCCTGCGTTGCTGGAAAGGCAGGAGCAGATCGACGGAGAGTTCAAGTTCCTGCAGGCGACGCTGGACGCGCTGACCCGCGTCGCGAACCTGAGTGAGGCGCAAGGCCGCGCGGGTCTGCTCGGCGAGATTGATCGCCTCGCCAGTTCGGCACCGGAGCTCGCCTCCGGAACCGGCAAATCGATCACTGCTCCGCCGCTCGAAACAGTCGCGGACGCGCAGCATGCCGGCCTGGTCACGCAGGGATCGGTGCTGTTTGATCTGCTCTCCGCGCGCCGCTCCATCGACCAGCAGATCAGCGAAACCGATCGGCTGCGCGACCAGGCGGATGATTTGCGCAAGCCGTTTCTCAACGTGCTGCGCACCCTCATCGCTCAGGGCGAGACTCTGACTCAGCAAACCGTAACTGTTCCGGCCGCGCCGGCGACGAGCACCCAGGACATCCTCGCCACACGCAAGCAGTTCGACGAGCTCACGTCGACATTCCGTGTGCTCTCCGACGCGATGCTTCCGCTGACCCAGGAGGTCACGCTGCTCGAACAAGAGCGCGGCACGCTGACGAGCTGGAGCATCGCAACGGACGCGGAGTACAAGTCGATTCTGCGATCGTTGCTTATCCGTGCGGCGTTCATCGCAGGTGCTCTGCTGCTGCTCTTCGTTGCCAGCCAGGTCTGGGGTCGCGCCACGGTTCGCTACGTCTCCGATCTCCGGCGGCGCCGTCAGCTCCTGCTCGTCCGTCGCATTGTGATCGGTTTCGTCGGCGGCCTGATCGTGATCTTCGGCTTCGTCACTCAGTTCAGCTCGCTGGCCACGTTCGCCGGATTTATTTCCGCAGGTATCGCGGTCGGTCTGCAAACGATCCTTCTCTCCGTAGCGGCATATTTCTTCATCGTCGGCCGCTATGGTGTGCGCGTCGGCGACCGCATCACCGTGTCGGGCGTCACCGGCACGGTCATCGAGGTCGGCATCGCGCGCTTCTACATGATGGAGCTCGTGGGCTCCGGCACCGAACTACATTCCACCGGCCGCGTCGCCGTCTTCGCCAACTCCGTGCTCTTCCAGACCGGCACGCCGCTTTACAAGCAGCTTCCCGGCACCGAATACGCGTGGCACGAGCTCACCGCCAAGCTGAAGCCTGAGGCCGACACCGAAGCCGTCAGCCATGCACTTTGCGGCATCATCGAAGGCGTGTATCAGACATACAAGGGCGAGATCGAGTCGCAGCAACACCAGATCGAAAACTGGATGGGTGCGCCGGTGGATAGGCCCAGCGTCGACTCGCACCTGCGGCTGGCCGACGACGGACTTCAGGTCGCGATTCTGTTTCCGGTGCAGATCGGCGGTGCAGCAAAGGCAGATGCCGCGATTGCTTCGGCAATTCTCAAAGCCATGCAGACTGAAGGCCCTCTGAAGCAAGGCCTCGCGGCTGTGCCGACGATCAAAGCCGCGATCAAGACATAGCAGACACAAGCGCGCGTTGCTGTATGCTCAGTGGCAAGTTTTCCAAGCCAACTGAAGCATCAGGAGATCGCCGTGCCGCGCTCTGTGACCGCTGTTCTGTCTCTACTCACGCTTTGTTTTGCCTCTGCTTTCGGCCAGGCTCCGGCGCACTCGCCGGCGCCGGCTAAGGTCATCGTGGTCCATGCAGCGCACATGCTGGACGGCAACTCCAGTACGTTGAGCGGTCCCGTCACCGTCACGATTACCAATGGCCGCATCAGCTCCGTCGCGCCGGGCACTACCGGCTCGCCCGATGCTGAGGTGATCGAACTGGGTGATCAGACGCTGATGCCCGGCCTCATCGATGCGCACAAGCACATGGGCGGCCCTCCTTCGCTCGGCATGAATCCTTTCCAGTCGCGCCTCACCATCTCGGACTTCGAGGTGGCGATTGGCGCATCGGCGATGGCGCGCAAGCTGCTGCTCGAGGGCTTCACGACTGTGCGCAACGTCGGCTCATCGGGTGGCGTCGATCTCGCTCTCAAGCGCGACATCGATCGTGGCTGGGTGCCGGGCCCGCGCATCATCGTATCGCTCGAACCCATCTCCGTCAGCGGCGGACACAGCGATCCTCGCAACGGCATCGACCCGGAATGGACCAACCGCAACTGGGGCGGCTCCATTGCGGACGGCCCCGAGGAGTTCGCCAAGCAGGTGCGCGAGCATCGCCGCCGCGGCGCGGAGGTGATCAAGATCATGCCGTCCGGCGGCGTGCTCTCCATCGGCGACGATCCGAAGGTGCAGACCATGACCGATGCCGAGATCAAGTCGGCGATCGATACCGCGCACAACCTTGGACTCAAGGTCGCGGCGCACGCGCACGGCAAAGCTGCGATCGATTCCGCCGTGCGCAATGGTGTTGACTCCATCGAGCATGGCACCTACGCGGACGCCGAGAGCTTCCGCCTGATGAAAGAGCACGGCACGTATCTCGTACCCACGCTGCTAGTCGCCGACCAGGTGCATGAGATGGCGCTGCACCATCCGGAGCAGCTCAATCCTTCCGCCGCGCAGAAGGCGCTCGAGGTTACGCCGTTGATGAAAGGCATGCTGGGCGCGGCGTACAAGGCTGGCGTGAAGATAGCGTTTGGCACCGACACTTCGCGCGGCAACAACGCACACGAGTTCGCTCTGATGGTGGATGCCGGCCTCACGCCGGCCGACGCGCTCTTTGCCGCCACTCGTAATGCAGCCGACCTGGTCGGTGTCACCGGCTCTGCCGGCTGCATTCGCGTAGGCTGCTTCGCCGACATGATCGCCGTCAACGGCGACCCTCTGCATGACATCACCACGATGGAGCACGTCCAGTGGGTCATGAAGGGAGGCATCGTGTATAAGCGCGATGGCCAGCCGGTAGCGCAGCCGGTGCCGGCAGGCGCATATATTGAGTCGGCCGACATGGACGACGAGTAGTAAGCGTTTGCCGGTTCGCAGTTGACGCCGAGTTAGGAGTGTGTCTACATTGTAGGCATGGCGGAGCTTCTCGGCACTTTCGAGCAGATCGTTCTCCTCGCCGTGCTCCGGCAGGGCGAAGACGCTTACGGCCGCGCGATCCTGCGGGAGATTGAAGAGGCGGTCTCCGGTTCGCGGACGATCGCTGCCGGTGCGGTTTACGCCACGCTCGATCGTCTCGAAGCCAAAGGCCTCGTTGCTTCGAAACTGCGCGCCGGAACCCCGGAGCGAGGTGGCCGCAAGCGGCGCTTTTATCGCGTCACAGCCGGCGGCTCGCGCGCTCTGCAAGAGGCGCGCTCCACTCTTGAATCTTTCTGGAACTCAATCCGCTGGCCCATCGAGGTTCGTTCATGAAACGTCCTGTGCCACCCGCGTCGCTTCAGCACGTTCTTCTCGCTCTGCTTCCTCCTCGCGATCACGAGTCCGTCACTGGTGATCTGCTCGAGGCGTATGTCGAACGCCGCAGCCGCGATGGCGCATTGCGTGCGAACGCCTGGTTCGCGCTGCAGACAGCGAGCTTCGCTCCGCGCGCAGCGATGAGGGCCTACGGCAAAACGCCCGGCCTGGTTGGATTGTGTTGCTTTACGGCAGCATGCGGTTGCTGGCTTGGAACCATGAGCATCCTCCTGCGCCACGGCAACTTGCTTCAGCAGGAAGCGATTGCGGGACTCATCGTTGGGCAGGCGCTACTGACGCTTGTCATGCTCCCGCTCAGGCGAATCGCGTGGTTGCGCTGGGCCGCAGCCCTCGGCGCAGTTGCCATCATGTGGCGCGGCGGAAGCGCCCTTATATCGATGTTGCGCGGGGATCACTCCTGGGAAGGCTACATCCTCATCATCGCCTCGCTGCTCATGATCCAGGCCGCGCTGACATGGCGCGCGTTGCTCCGGAGCCAGCCAGCGAGCGCCTGAAGCATCTGGCCGCAGACGCATCCAATACCATCAACGCATGGCTGCTCATCAGAAGCGCGCCCTCGTCACCGGAGGCGCCGGCCTCATCGGTTCGCACATCACCGACCTGCTCATCCGCGAGGGCTGGCGCGTTCGCATCCTCGACAATCTGGAGCCGAACACGCACAAGTTCGGCAAGCCTGCCTGGATCAACCCCGGCGCCGAATTCGTGCAGGCCAATGTGCAGGATCCCGCTGCAATGCTTGCCGCACTGCAGGACATCGACGTTGTCTTCCACGAGGCTGCCTACGGCGGCTATATGCCGGAGATGGCGAAGTACGTCCTCGTGAATAGCTTCGGCACGGCGCAGATGCTCGAGCTCATCCGCGATCACAGGCTGCCGATCAGGAAGGTTGTGGTTGCCAGCTCGCAAGCCGTCTACTCCGAAGGCGCCGCGCTCTGTCCCATCCACGGCCACGTAAATCCGGCGATCAGAGATGTAGACCAACTCCGGCGCGGCGATTTCGCCGTCCATTGTCCGATCTGCAACGAGCCCACGACATCCATCCCCACACCGGAGTCCACGCCCGGCGGTGGCGAGACGGTTTACGCGCTCACGAAGGTTGATCAGGAGCGCCTCGTGCTTCTGTGGGGCAAGCAGACCGGCATTCCGACCGTCGCGCTGCGCTACTCCTGCACGTACGGCCCGCGGCAATCGCTGTTCAACCCGTATACGGGCGTCATTGCCATCTTCTGCACGCGCCTGCTCAACAACCAGCCACCGATCCTTTATGAAGACGGCAACCAGACGCGCGACCTCTGCTTCGTCGAGGACATTGCGCGAGCCAACCTCCTCGCTGCCGAGTCCGATGCGCTCGACGGACTTCCGGTGAACGTCGGCAGTGGCCGCGCAACGTCCGTGCGCGAACTCGCGCACATCATCGCCGACCAGCTCAACATCAACATCGAGCCGCTCGCTCGTGGCGAGTTCCGTCCCGGCGAAATTCGCTCGCTCATCTCTGACATCACGCGCGCCCGCGCGATCGGTTACGAACCGTCCGTCACGATCGAGCAGGGAATCGCGCGCTACATCGACTGGATCCGCACACAAGGTGAGATCAAGGACTACTTCGCCGAGATCGAAGCCGGCCTTCGCGCCAAAGGGATTGTGCAGAGCGTTGCCACAACCTGAGGCGGCCGCCGATTTTATTTGTGCAGGAAAACATGCATCGGCATTACGTCGAAGTGGTTCAGACCGGCCTTCACCGTTGGGTCGCCGTCCGCCATCGCGTGCGCCTCGGCCTCCGTGCACTCAACGACCACGATGCCGAATACGCCCTTCGGATCCATCACCGGCCCAAGAATCAGAACCTTGCCCGTCTTGAATTGTTCAGCCCAATAGGCTGCGTGCTGCTGCATCAGGTCCTGCTCGTGCGGCGTCATATCGGTGGCAAACGTCGGCCGCGGGGGCACCAGCTTCAGATAAAACTGCTGAGGCCTCGCCTGCGTCGCAGCCGAAGCCGCAGCGGGCGCCGTCGTGTCTTGAGCCTGCATCATCACGGAGCCCAGCGCCACCACAAACAGCGCTGCGCACCACATCCACGCGCGAAGTCGAGAGCTGATCATGGACAGCACTCTACCAGTGTTTGGGCGCCGCGCAGAAGTTACGAGCTATCATTCCGAAATGGCTGATCACGATATTGCCGCGGACTTCCTCGCCTTCTCCTCAACGAAGATACAGTCGCTTCACAGCGACATCGCCAGCTGTCTCGGCAAGCTGACGGAGGAACAGATCTGGCAGCGTGGCGGCGCGCATGAGAACTCCATCGGCAACCTGCTGCTGCATCTCGAAGGCAACATCCGGCAGTGGATTCTGCACGGCATCGGGGGCCAGCAAGACGTTCGCCGCCGCGACGATGAGTTCACCCTCACGCCGTCCATTGACTCGAAGACAGCCTTCGCAAACTTCACCACAATCCTCGATGAGGCGCGCCAGATTGTCGCTACGTTGCCGCATGAACGCCTCGCCGAAATTATCGATCCTCAGCCCAACGGTACCTGGCGCCACACGCCGATTCTCGACGCCATTTACAAGGTCGTCAGCCACCTCGATTACCACACCGGCCAGATCGTCCTCCTCACCAAGCAGATGTACGGTGCGGATCTTGACCTGTCCATGCCGCGCAAACGCTGATGCCGCCCAACCACGCTGAACTGCGGTAAAATCAAGCATGGGCGCGCGTTCCCCCACGCGCGAACCCATCCTTCTGAGAGCTAATCCCTCGTGAATAAAAAGCAGTCCGCCGTGATTCTCGGCGCCCAGTGGGGCGACGAAGGCAAAGGCAAGATCGTCGACGTCCTCAGCGAAAAGTTCGACATCGTGGCCCGTTACGCCGGCGGTCATAACGCCGGCCACACCGTCATCATTGGCGGCCAGAAGTTTGTGCTGCAGCTCATTCCGTGCGGCGTTCTGCGCCCCGGCTGCAAGGGCGTCATCGGCAACGGAGTCGTGCTGGATCCCGCGGCCTTCCTCGCCGAGGTCAAGAAGCTCAAGGACGCCGGCCTTCCCGCGTATCGTCCCGAGGAGAAGCAGCTCTTTGTCTCCAACCGCGCGCAGGTCATCCTCCCCTATCACCGCATGATCGAGCTCGCCGCAGAGACCGCGCCCGGCCGCCAGACCATCGGCACTACGCGCCGCGGTATTGGGCCGGCGTACGAAGACAAGATCCACCGCAACGGTCTGCGTGTCGCCGACCTCCTGAACTCCTCGCTGCTGCGCACGCACATCAACAACGCCTGTCACGAGAAGAACACCATCGCGCACGCATTGTTTGGCACCGAGCCCCTCGATCCCAAGCAGATGTACGAGGACTACGTTCGCTACGCGGAGCAGATCGCGCCCTTCGTCACCGACACCGCCGTGCTGCTCAACAAGGCCATCGACGAAGGCCAGAACGTCATGTTCGAAGGCGCGCAGGGCGCGCTGCTAGACATCGATCACGGGACGTATCCGTTCGTGACGAGCTCGAACTGCACCGCCGGCGGCGCGGTCACGGGCACCGGCGTTGGCCCCACGCGCATCGGCACCGTCATCGGAGTCACGAAGGCCT
The genomic region above belongs to Acidobacteriaceae bacterium and contains:
- a CDS encoding mechanosensitive ion channel protein MscS, whose product is MNLRNKPSFAVNSLLVAAITALLLSPVLCAQTGANASAPQHSASSASTTPATNATAPAASAPQPAQDATGSERTRPSHAAPALTLEQQIEKLPPLTATKIDAKGQGENILQHLNEILRFYRAATTKIQKAGEPSDILYAEQSKAQATQIAQLAFQSARNEAALLTRVNASPNGTPAQGNTASEPQAQRLAAARARIENQITALQATDAANDAAIAHSNAKTRPALLERQEQIDGEFKFLQATLDALTRVANLSEAQGRAGLLGEIDRLASSAPELASGTGKSITAPPLETVADAQHAGLVTQGSVLFDLLSARRSIDQQISETDRLRDQADDLRKPFLNVLRTLIAQGETLTQQTVTVPAAPATSTQDILATRKQFDELTSTFRVLSDAMLPLTQEVTLLEQERGTLTSWSIATDAEYKSILRSLLIRAAFIAGALLLLFVASQVWGRATVRYVSDLRRRRQLLLVRRIVIGFVGGLIVIFGFVTQFSSLATFAGFISAGIAVGLQTILLSVAAYFFIVGRYGVRVGDRITVSGVTGTVIEVGIARFYMMELVGSGTELHSTGRVAVFANSVLFQTGTPLYKQLPGTEYAWHELTAKLKPEADTEAVSHALCGIIEGVYQTYKGEIESQQHQIENWMGAPVDRPSVDSHLRLADDGLQVAILFPVQIGGAAKADAAIASAILKAMQTEGPLKQGLAAVPTIKAAIKT
- a CDS encoding amidohydrolase family protein translates to MPRSVTAVLSLLTLCFASAFGQAPAHSPAPAKVIVVHAAHMLDGNSSTLSGPVTVTITNGRISSVAPGTTGSPDAEVIELGDQTLMPGLIDAHKHMGGPPSLGMNPFQSRLTISDFEVAIGASAMARKLLLEGFTTVRNVGSSGGVDLALKRDIDRGWVPGPRIIVSLEPISVSGGHSDPRNGIDPEWTNRNWGGSIADGPEEFAKQVREHRRRGAEVIKIMPSGGVLSIGDDPKVQTMTDAEIKSAIDTAHNLGLKVAAHAHGKAAIDSAVRNGVDSIEHGTYADAESFRLMKEHGTYLVPTLLVADQVHEMALHHPEQLNPSAAQKALEVTPLMKGMLGAAYKAGVKIAFGTDTSRGNNAHEFALMVDAGLTPADALFAATRNAADLVGVTGSAGCIRVGCFADMIAVNGDPLHDITTMEHVQWVMKGGIVYKRDGQPVAQPVPAGAYIESADMDDE
- a CDS encoding adenylosuccinate synthase → MNKKQSAVILGAQWGDEGKGKIVDVLSEKFDIVARYAGGHNAGHTVIIGGQKFVLQLIPCGVLRPGCKGVIGNGVVLDPAAFLAEVKKLKDAGLPAYRPEEKQLFVSNRAQVILPYHRMIELAAETAPGRQTIGTTRRGIGPAYEDKIHRNGLRVADLLNSSLLRTHINNACHEKNTIAHALFGTEPLDPKQMYEDYVRYAEQIAPFVTDTAVLLNKAIDEGQNVMFEGAQGALLDIDHGTYPFVTSSNCTAGGAVTGTGVGPTRIGTVIGVTKAYVTRVGEGPFPTEISDSQGELLRARGQEYGAVTGRPRRTGWLDLPLLRYSNMINSTEWLVVTKMDVMDECAEIPVCTHYKIDGKITDVIPADIRGFKSIQPIYTTLPGWKSSTAGITQYDKLPKAAQDYLTFIAKETNARIGMISTGPDRAETMMVNGFDQALG
- a CDS encoding YciI family protein, which translates into the protein MISSRLRAWMWCAALFVVALGSVMMQAQDTTAPAAASAATQARPQQFYLKLVPPRPTFATDMTPHEQDLMQQHAAYWAEQFKTGKVLILGPVMDPKGVFGIVVVECTEAEAHAMADGDPTVKAGLNHFDVMPMHVFLHK
- a CDS encoding NAD-dependent epimerase/dehydratase family protein; the protein is MAAHQKRALVTGGAGLIGSHITDLLIREGWRVRILDNLEPNTHKFGKPAWINPGAEFVQANVQDPAAMLAALQDIDVVFHEAAYGGYMPEMAKYVLVNSFGTAQMLELIRDHRLPIRKVVVASSQAVYSEGAALCPIHGHVNPAIRDVDQLRRGDFAVHCPICNEPTTSIPTPESTPGGGETVYALTKVDQERLVLLWGKQTGIPTVALRYSCTYGPRQSLFNPYTGVIAIFCTRLLNNQPPILYEDGNQTRDLCFVEDIARANLLAAESDALDGLPVNVGSGRATSVRELAHIIADQLNINIEPLARGEFRPGEIRSLISDITRARAIGYEPSVTIEQGIARYIDWIRTQGEIKDYFAEIEAGLRAKGIVQSVATT
- a CDS encoding PadR family transcriptional regulator, with the protein product MAELLGTFEQIVLLAVLRQGEDAYGRAILREIEEAVSGSRTIAAGAVYATLDRLEAKGLVASKLRAGTPERGGRKRRFYRVTAGGSRALQEARSTLESFWNSIRWPIEVRS
- a CDS encoding DUF1572 family protein; amino-acid sequence: MADHDIAADFLAFSSTKIQSLHSDIASCLGKLTEEQIWQRGGAHENSIGNLLLHLEGNIRQWILHGIGGQQDVRRRDDEFTLTPSIDSKTAFANFTTILDEARQIVATLPHERLAEIIDPQPNGTWRHTPILDAIYKVVSHLDYHTGQIVLLTKQMYGADLDLSMPRKR